In Geminocystis sp. NIES-3708, a single window of DNA contains:
- the bchM gene encoding magnesium protoporphyrin IX methyltransferase encodes MVNTLQKGQDDKAIVKDYFNATGFDRWRNIYGDGEVNKVQLDIRVGHQQTIDTVVGWLKDDGNLSQLSICDAGCGVGSLTIPLAEEGATVFASDISTKMVGEAAQRIKQVIKNPRNIRLAVQDLESIRGEYNTVICLDVLIHYPTNEAADMIKHLSSLAKSRIILSFAPKTFFLTILKRIGELFPGPSKTTRAYQHKEEDIINILKNNGFEIKRTGMTSTSFYYSRILEAVRIN; translated from the coding sequence ATGGTTAATACATTACAAAAAGGTCAAGATGATAAAGCTATTGTTAAAGATTACTTTAATGCTACTGGCTTTGATCGTTGGCGCAATATTTACGGTGACGGTGAAGTCAATAAAGTACAGTTAGATATAAGAGTTGGACATCAGCAAACTATTGATACTGTGGTTGGTTGGTTAAAAGATGATGGTAATTTATCCCAATTATCTATTTGTGACGCAGGTTGTGGTGTCGGTAGTTTAACAATACCTTTAGCCGAAGAAGGAGCGACAGTTTTCGCTAGTGATATATCCACTAAAATGGTAGGGGAAGCGGCACAGAGGATAAAACAAGTTATTAAAAATCCTCGCAATATTAGGTTAGCAGTACAAGATTTAGAATCTATTAGGGGAGAGTATAATACGGTTATTTGTTTAGATGTATTAATTCATTATCCTACCAATGAAGCCGCTGATATGATCAAACATTTATCATCTTTAGCAAAATCTCGAATAATCCTCAGTTTCGCTCCTAAAACTTTCTTTTTAACTATTTTAAAGCGTATTGGTGAACTTTTTCCAGGTCCTAGTAAAACTACTCGTGCTTACCAACATAAAGAAGAAGATATTATTAATATTCTTAAAAATAATGGTTTTGAAATTAAACGCACAGGAATGACTAGCACCAGTTTTTATTATTCTCGTATTTTAGAAGCGGTTAGAATCAATTAA
- a CDS encoding ABC transporter ATP-binding protein has translation MKLPSKISYLFPYLRREAKTIGIAFVCTIGFTIFWPLLAWLAGRMAEYVGKGDINSIIYFAGFAAIVFLVRGAVQYGQDTFMAKAALKIAFDLRKLVYAHLQTLSLNYFEVAKTGDLAYRLTEDIDRIGEVINKIFQQFIPSVLQLIVVLGYMFYVNWRLTIATFIVAPVMALLITLFGSQLLELTRKSQSKVSNLSALITEVFSGIRLVQAYTAEEYEINRFNQESENNRRSKFAAEKIKALQFVVVGFLEAMSVIFLFFLGAWQISAQNMTGTDFVSYIAAVALLIDPISITTNNYNEFKQGQASVERIVELLDIQPLIIDKKDAISLSNINGLVEYRNVTFAYNIDQPVLKNINLTAKQGEVIALVGASGAGKSTIINLLPRFYDVVSGEILIDNINIKDVTIKSLRKQIGIVPQDTNLFSGTIAENIAFGCTNFDIEEVEKASKIANAHQFISTFSQGYYTYVGERGISLSGGQRQRIAIARAIFLSPKILILDEATSSLDSESEALVQEALERIMEQRTVFIIAHRLATVRKATKILVLEHGTIVESGSHEELLAQEGRYARFHAQQFLNN, from the coding sequence TTGAAATTACCATCTAAAATTAGCTATTTATTCCCTTATCTTCGGCGAGAAGCCAAGACTATTGGTATAGCATTTGTTTGTACTATTGGTTTTACTATTTTCTGGCCCCTCTTAGCATGGTTAGCAGGGCGTATGGCTGAATATGTAGGAAAAGGCGATATAAACTCAATTATTTATTTTGCAGGATTTGCCGCCATCGTTTTTTTAGTAAGAGGTGCGGTGCAATACGGACAAGATACTTTTATGGCAAAAGCCGCCTTAAAGATTGCCTTCGATTTGCGTAAATTGGTATATGCTCATTTACAAACCTTAAGTTTAAATTATTTTGAAGTGGCAAAAACAGGTGATTTAGCTTATCGTTTAACAGAAGATATAGATAGAATTGGAGAAGTTATTAATAAAATTTTTCAGCAATTTATTCCTAGTGTTTTACAATTAATTGTGGTTTTAGGATATATGTTTTACGTCAATTGGCGGTTAACTATTGCTACTTTTATTGTTGCCCCTGTTATGGCACTTTTAATTACTTTATTTGGTTCTCAACTATTAGAATTGACTAGAAAAAGTCAAAGTAAAGTATCAAATTTATCCGCATTGATTACTGAGGTTTTTTCAGGTATTAGATTAGTTCAGGCTTATACGGCTGAAGAATATGAAATTAATCGTTTTAATCAGGAATCAGAAAATAATCGCAGAAGTAAATTTGCGGCTGAAAAAATTAAGGCTTTACAGTTTGTTGTCGTCGGTTTTTTAGAAGCCATGAGCGTTATTTTTCTTTTCTTTTTGGGTGCATGGCAAATCTCTGCTCAAAATATGACAGGCACAGATTTTGTTAGTTATATTGCTGCGGTTGCTTTATTAATTGATCCTATTTCGATTACAACTAATAATTATAATGAATTTAAACAAGGACAAGCATCTGTTGAACGCATAGTAGAATTACTGGATATTCAGCCTTTAATTATAGACAAAAAAGATGCAATTTCTTTATCAAATATAAATGGTTTAGTCGAGTATCGTAACGTCACTTTTGCATATAATATTGATCAACCTGTATTAAAAAATATTAATTTAACTGCCAAACAAGGAGAAGTAATTGCTTTAGTTGGTGCTTCTGGAGCAGGAAAAAGTACCATAATTAATTTACTACCTCGTTTTTATGACGTGGTATCAGGAGAAATTTTAATCGATAATATAAATATAAAAGATGTCACTATTAAAAGTCTTAGAAAACAAATTGGTATTGTACCCCAAGACACTAATTTATTCTCAGGCACTATCGCTGAAAACATTGCTTTTGGTTGCACTAATTTTGATATAGAAGAAGTAGAAAAAGCAAGTAAAATTGCCAATGCACATCAATTTATTAGCACTTTTTCTCAAGGTTATTATACCTATGTGGGAGAAAGAGGAATTAGCCTTTCTGGTGGGCAACGTCAAAGAATTGCCATCGCTAGGGCTATCTTTTTAAGCCCGAAAATATTAATCTTAGATGAGGCGACTTCTTCCTTAGACTCAGAATCGGAAGCATTAGTGCAGGAAGCATTAGAGCGCATAATGGAGCAACGTACAGTTTTTATTATCGCCCACCGTTTAGCCACTGTCAGAAAAGCTACTAAAATATTAGTCTTAGAACATGGTACAATTGTAGAGTCTGGTAGTCATGAAGAATTATTAGCCCAAGAAGGCAGATATGCCCGTTTCCATGCCCAACAATTTTTAAACAATTAG
- a CDS encoding heme oxygenase (biliverdin-producing) codes for MSVNLATMLKEGTKKSHSMAENMGFIKCFLKGVVEKNSYRKLAANLYFVYGAMEAEMERLKDHPLVGKIYFPELNRESSLAKDLQFYYGANWRNEIQITPNGQLYVDRIHEIANNAPELFAAHSYTRYLGDLSGGQILKNIAQKAMNLDGEGTAFYEFETISDEKAFKTMYRQALNDLPVDEATAERIVQEANDAFGMNMKMFQELEGNLVMAIGKMLFNTLTSRRRRGSNESNPELATAE; via the coding sequence ATGAGCGTTAATTTAGCCACAATGTTAAAAGAAGGCACAAAAAAATCCCATTCTATGGCAGAAAACATGGGTTTTATTAAGTGTTTTTTGAAAGGAGTTGTTGAGAAAAATTCCTATCGTAAATTGGCAGCAAATCTTTATTTTGTCTATGGTGCGATGGAAGCAGAAATGGAGCGTTTAAAAGATCATCCTCTTGTTGGTAAAATTTATTTTCCTGAATTAAATCGTGAATCCAGTTTAGCAAAAGATCTTCAATTTTATTATGGTGCTAACTGGAGAAATGAAATTCAGATTACTCCCAATGGACAATTATACGTCGATCGCATTCATGAAATTGCGAACAATGCTCCTGAATTATTTGCTGCACACTCCTATACTCGTTACTTAGGTGATCTTTCCGGCGGACAAATCTTAAAAAATATTGCTCAAAAAGCGATGAATTTAGACGGTGAAGGCACTGCTTTTTATGAGTTTGAAACTATCAGCGATGAAAAAGCCTTTAAAACTATGTATCGCCAAGCATTAAATGATTTACCTGTAGATGAAGCAACCGCAGAAAGAATCGTACAAGAGGCTAATGACGCTTTCGGAATGAATATGAAAATGTTTCAAGAGTTAGAAGGTAATTTAGTAATGGCTATCGGCAAAATGCTATTTAATACTTTAACTTCTCGCCGTCGTCGTGGTAGTAATGAATCTAATCCTGAATTAGCAACCGCAGAATAA
- a CDS encoding YcjF family protein, translating into MKLSLVKETLRKTFDLFRVDETEIANVLESVRSQLPTTEALLIGKPQAGKSSIVRGLTGVGKEIIGQGFRPHTQYTERYAYPSEDLPLLIFTDTVGLGDVDKNTEEIITELTTQLDIETKRARILILTVKINDFATDSLKNIAANLRKKYPQIPCLLVVTSLHELYPNLDTNHPEYPPTFTEIDRAFTEINNTFSGLFDQAILIDFTLEEDGFIPVFYGLENLRDSLTELLPSAEAKTIHQLLDETVNSQLENLYKDVARRYILAFSIMAVTLAAVPLPFATMPVLTALEVTMVGVLGRLYGQTINPSQAGGIISAIAGGFLAQVIGRELIKFIPGFGSFVAASWAGAYTWALGEGACAYFGDIVGGKKPDVERIKKVIKNAFNTAKEKSTM; encoded by the coding sequence ATGAAACTCTCTTTAGTAAAAGAAACCCTGCGTAAAACTTTTGATTTATTTAGGGTTGATGAAACAGAAATTGCTAATGTTTTAGAGTCCGTGCGATCGCAATTACCTACTACAGAAGCATTGCTCATCGGTAAACCCCAAGCAGGAAAAAGCTCAATTGTAAGGGGTTTAACAGGGGTTGGTAAAGAAATTATTGGACAAGGTTTTCGCCCTCATACCCAATATACTGAGCGTTATGCTTACCCTTCTGAAGATTTACCTTTACTGATTTTTACTGATACTGTTGGTTTGGGTGATGTTGATAAAAATACCGAAGAAATTATTACGGAATTAACGACTCAATTAGACATCGAAACTAAACGAGCAAGAATTTTAATTCTAACGGTAAAAATTAATGATTTTGCAACGGATAGTTTAAAAAATATTGCGGCAAATCTTAGAAAAAAATACCCTCAAATTCCTTGTTTATTGGTAGTAACTTCTTTACATGAACTTTATCCGAATCTCGACACTAATCATCCTGAGTATCCCCCTACTTTTACCGAAATTGATCGAGCATTTACTGAAATAAATAATACTTTTAGTGGTTTATTTGATCAAGCAATATTAATTGATTTTACTTTAGAAGAAGACGGATTTATTCCTGTTTTTTACGGTTTAGAAAATCTCCGAGATTCTTTGACAGAATTATTACCTTCAGCGGAAGCAAAAACCATTCATCAACTATTAGATGAAACCGTTAATTCTCAATTAGAAAATCTTTATAAAGACGTTGCCAGACGCTATATCTTAGCTTTTTCGATAATGGCTGTAACCCTTGCCGCCGTGCCTCTTCCCTTTGCAACTATGCCCGTTTTAACCGCTCTAGAAGTGACAATGGTAGGGGTTTTAGGAAGACTTTATGGACAAACCATTAACCCTTCTCAAGCCGGAGGAATTATAAGTGCCATCGCTGGAGGATTTTTAGCTCAAGTAATCGGTAGAGAGTTAATTAAGTTTATACCTGGTTTTGGCTCATTTGTCGCCGCTAGTTGGGCAGGAGCATACACATGGGCTTTAGGAGAAGGTGCTTGTGCTTATTTCGGAGATATTGTCGGTGGCAAAAAACCCGATGTGGAAAGAATCAAAAAGGTGATAAAAAATGCTTTCAATACAGCAAAAGAAAAATCAACTATGTAA
- a CDS encoding folate-binding protein YgfZ, whose translation MINIDTIKNSVALIDRSNWGLLKVTGDDRLRFLHNQTTNNIQGLKVGEGCDTIFVNSTGRNIDLVSAYIQENEVLLLVSPEQNKKLYDWMDRYIFPFDKVGIKDITNDYKIFTLIGEKSVELLSSLVDNEFLKSPEFSHKIIKIDDIELIISVGCNLKLTGFNLIISQEKASYIWNKITTKNPLIINNRDYENLRILQGKPTPNKELTEEYNPLESGLWDAISFNKGCYIGQETIARLNTYKGVKQKLWGIKLNNSINPEIDNIITVEGEKVGKITSYLETKSEKFALGYIRTKAGDIGLKVNIAEVEGEVVNLPFIRHEYYQP comes from the coding sequence ATGATTAATATAGATACTATTAAAAATTCTGTAGCTTTAATTGATAGAAGTAATTGGGGTTTATTAAAAGTAACAGGAGATGATAGACTTCGTTTTTTACATAATCAAACAACTAATAATATTCAAGGTTTAAAAGTAGGGGAAGGATGCGATACTATTTTTGTTAATTCCACTGGTAGAAATATTGATTTAGTTAGTGCTTATATTCAAGAAAATGAAGTTTTATTATTAGTATCTCCCGAACAAAATAAAAAGTTATATGATTGGATGGATCGTTATATTTTTCCTTTTGATAAAGTAGGGATCAAAGATATAACTAATGATTATAAAATTTTTACATTGATAGGAGAAAAAAGTGTTGAGTTGTTGTCAAGTTTGGTAGATAATGAGTTTTTAAAATCCCCTGAGTTTAGCCATAAAATTATTAAAATTGATGATATTGAATTAATCATTAGTGTTGGGTGCAATTTAAAATTAACAGGATTTAACTTAATTATTTCTCAAGAAAAAGCTTCTTATATTTGGAATAAAATAACTACAAAAAATCCCTTAATTATCAATAATCGAGATTACGAAAATTTACGCATTTTACAAGGGAAGCCAACGCCAAATAAAGAATTAACCGAAGAATATAATCCTCTGGAAAGTGGTTTATGGGATGCTATTTCTTTTAATAAAGGTTGTTATATCGGACAAGAAACCATCGCTCGTTTAAATACTTATAAAGGCGTTAAACAAAAACTTTGGGGTATAAAATTAAATAACTCAATTAATCCTGAAATAGATAATATTATCACTGTTGAAGGAGAAAAAGTTGGTAAAATAACCAGTTATTTAGAAACGAAATCGGAAAAATTTGCTCTTGGTTATATTCGCACAAAAGCAGGAGATATTGGCTTAAAAGTTAACATTGCAGAAGTGGAAGGAGAAGTAGTTAATTTACCTTTTATTCGCCATGAATACTATCAACCATAA
- a CDS encoding sugar phosphate nucleotidyltransferase, with protein sequence MQNIIAVILAGGFGTRVKHLLPNIPKPMAKVANKPFLEWIINYLHQQNINNCIVSTGYLGDIIESYFNNQYVENINVKCYQESEPLGTAGGFINVVNLSNQQPSSWLITNGDSLIFTDLKPLFNYLENDEIEGAILGLSLPDASRYGSLKYDDDYNLISFAEKQQGKGVINAGVYLFKHSVMNKFPNKKPLSFEYDVFPELLNQGCKIKVHITEASFLDIGTPETLIQAENFILNNFKINN encoded by the coding sequence ATGCAAAATATAATCGCAGTTATTTTGGCAGGAGGTTTTGGTACTAGAGTTAAGCATTTATTACCTAACATTCCTAAGCCTATGGCAAAGGTAGCAAATAAACCTTTTCTTGAATGGATTATTAACTATTTACATCAACAAAATATAAATAACTGTATTGTTTCTACTGGTTATTTAGGTGATATTATTGAATCTTATTTTAATAACCAATATGTAGAAAATATTAATGTTAAATGTTATCAAGAAAGTGAACCTTTAGGCACGGCAGGAGGTTTTATTAATGTAGTCAATTTATCAAATCAACAACCCTCTTCATGGTTAATAACTAACGGCGATTCTCTTATTTTTACTGACTTAAAACCTTTATTTAATTATTTAGAAAATGATGAGATTGAAGGGGCTATTTTAGGGTTATCTTTACCTGATGCTTCTCGTTATGGTTCGTTAAAATATGATGACGATTATAATTTAATTAGTTTTGCGGAAAAACAACAAGGAAAAGGTGTTATTAATGCGGGGGTTTATTTATTTAAACACTCAGTTATGAACAAATTTCCCAACAAAAAACCTCTTAGTTTTGAATATGATGTTTTTCCTGAATTGCTCAATCAAGGTTGTAAAATAAAAGTACATATAACCGAAGCATCTTTTTTAGATATTGGCACACCGGAAACTCTAATTCAAGCTGAAAATTTTATCTTAAATAATTTTAAGATTAATAATTGA
- a CDS encoding glycosyltransferase — protein MTQRNLYFLFPEMNINSGGHIAQLKFMAIAQSLFKAQPVTYKKKEKNILFLNDVIKDINATNNIYIIHWGPHIQELLTKLKNFNVVYFAHSTGYKFKISSKVPIITVSKHSQAYWGRYAPNNLIFYLPNEISDKYHNQQQQRKIDVLVQKRKSSKYLIEELVPALNPHCNLTLIDYWVEDLATIFNQTKVYLYDSTEYWVQAKASEGFGLPPLEAMACGCTIFSSINDALSDYLDPSFNCHKLRVYSKEYDVQRILKAVENWQNNSVNINIVNNYRLSLIKERIVRIFEEINNFFDHQQSFSENIPNIIKYKPFSLDKVIKKISSFF, from the coding sequence ATGACACAACGGAATCTCTATTTTCTCTTTCCAGAAATGAACATCAATAGCGGTGGACATATTGCTCAACTGAAATTTATGGCTATTGCACAATCACTTTTTAAAGCTCAACCCGTTACTTATAAAAAAAAAGAAAAGAATATTTTGTTTCTAAATGATGTAATTAAAGATATTAATGCGACTAATAATATTTATATTATTCATTGGGGTCCTCACATTCAAGAACTTTTAACAAAACTTAAAAATTTTAATGTAGTTTATTTTGCTCACAGTACAGGATATAAATTTAAAATATCATCAAAAGTGCCAATAATAACCGTTAGTAAACATTCTCAAGCCTATTGGGGAAGATATGCCCCAAATAACTTAATTTTTTATCTTCCTAACGAGATTTCCGATAAATATCATAACCAACAACAGCAAAGAAAAATTGATGTATTGGTACAGAAACGCAAATCTTCAAAATATTTGATAGAAGAACTAGTACCAGCCTTAAATCCCCATTGTAATTTGACTTTAATTGATTATTGGGTAGAAGATTTAGCCACTATTTTTAATCAAACTAAAGTCTATCTTTATGACTCAACGGAATATTGGGTACAAGCAAAAGCTAGTGAAGGTTTCGGATTGCCTCCTTTGGAAGCAATGGCTTGTGGATGTACAATTTTTTCTAGTATAAATGATGCTTTATCAGACTATTTAGATCCTAGTTTTAATTGTCATAAATTGCGAGTTTATTCTAAAGAATATGATGTTCAAAGAATTTTAAAGGCTGTAGAAAATTGGCAAAACAATTCAGTCAATATAAACATAGTTAATAATTATCGTTTATCTTTAATTAAAGAGCGTATCGTAAGAATATTTGAGGAAATTAATAACTTTTTTGATCATCAACAATCTTTCTCTGAAAATATACCAAATATTATTAAATACAAGCCTTTTTCTTTAGATAAAGTTATAAAAAAAATAAGCTCATTTTTCTAA
- a CDS encoding NAD(P)-dependent oxidoreductase — translation MKILITGGGGYIGSVLTPVLLSKGYEVTVVDNFMFRQNSLAECCQYDTFKVIRGDCREESLMKDLVKDADVIIPLAALVGAPLCGRDKIATETTNRDAIQMLCRLASKEQRFLVPITNSGYGIGEKGKMCTEESPLRPISAYGVTKVEAEKAILERENSISFRLATVFGMSPRMRVDLLVNDFVYRAVTDRTVVVFEGHFKRNYIHIRDVVKVFLHGLDNFETMKGKPYNVGLEDANLSKLELCAEIQKQIPNFYYIEAPIGEDPDKRDYIVSNARILSTGFTPDWTLARGIQELIKGYTILRNTIYSNV, via the coding sequence ATGAAAATTTTAATTACTGGAGGCGGTGGTTATATTGGCTCAGTATTGACACCTGTCTTATTAAGTAAAGGTTATGAAGTAACCGTAGTTGATAACTTCATGTTTCGTCAAAATAGTCTCGCTGAATGTTGTCAATACGATACTTTTAAGGTAATAAGAGGCGATTGTCGTGAAGAAAGTTTGATGAAAGACTTAGTTAAAGATGCCGATGTAATTATTCCTTTGGCGGCATTAGTCGGTGCACCTTTATGTGGTAGAGATAAAATTGCCACAGAAACCACAAATCGAGATGCGATTCAAATGTTATGTCGTTTGGCTAGTAAAGAGCAAAGATTTTTAGTGCCAATTACTAACAGTGGTTATGGCATCGGCGAAAAAGGTAAAATGTGTACCGAAGAAAGTCCATTACGCCCTATTTCCGCTTATGGTGTCACTAAAGTAGAAGCTGAAAAAGCTATTTTAGAAAGAGAAAATAGTATTAGTTTTCGTTTGGCTACAGTTTTTGGAATGTCTCCTCGTATGAGAGTGGATTTACTTGTCAATGATTTTGTTTATCGTGCCGTAACGGATCGCACTGTGGTAGTATTTGAAGGACACTTTAAACGTAATTATATCCATATCCGTGACGTGGTAAAAGTATTTTTACACGGTTTAGATAACTTTGAAACCATGAAAGGGAAACCTTATAATGTTGGTTTAGAAGATGCTAACTTGTCAAAATTAGAACTATGTGCGGAAATTCAGAAACAAATACCCAATTTCTATTATATTGAAGCACCTATCGGCGAAGATCCTGATAAAAGAGATTATATTGTTTCCAATGCCAGAATTTTAAGTACTGGTTTTACCCCTGATTGGACATTAGCCAGAGGGATTCAAGAGTTAATCAAAGGCTACACTATTCTTCGTAATACTATTTATTCCAACGTTTAG
- a CDS encoding ABC transporter substrate-binding protein, producing MRKIVKILKYIALSFACLGLIVACNANNRLQNTPNSTTNNNGRITIGTTLKARTLDPADSYELAGLNLIYNIGESLYTYKLGTTELIPLLATAMPTISDDGLTYKIPLREGVKFHDDTVFNAEAMKFSLDRFMKNGGKPSFLLSDAVKEIQATGEYELTITLNKPFAAFPALLAFPGVCAVSPQGYTIGQGQFKPNELVATGPYKLTAFNSDSVTLDVFDNYWGDKPTNKGIDLQIYAGNSANLYNSFLTGAVSVAYQTFAPEQITTLVQDATAGRFQMTEGSGTVVSYMVLNRNQKPLDQLEVRQAIAALIDRKLIVDRVLLGQSEPLYSLIPNVFDVFQPAFQTKYQDNNIALAKELLTKAGFSPTNPAVVEVWYPSASKTRSAAASTLKAIADQQLEGIIQFIPNAVESATAFSNLGKGIYSSFLGDWYPDFLDADNYIQPFLQCVKGNEKDGCLEGGAQTQGSFFYNTKVNQLIDKQRQESDIEVRKTAFGDIQSIMAEEVPYIPLWQNKDYAFAQNGITGVTINPSQNFPFWTIK from the coding sequence ATGAGGAAAATAGTTAAAATATTAAAATATATTGCCCTTTCTTTTGCCTGTTTAGGGTTAATTGTGGCGTGTAATGCTAATAATAGATTACAAAATACTCCTAATTCTACCACAAATAATAACGGTAGAATTACTATTGGAACTACATTGAAAGCTAGAACATTAGATCCAGCAGATAGCTATGAATTAGCAGGTTTAAACTTGATTTATAACATTGGTGAGAGCCTTTATACCTACAAACTAGGCACAACGGAATTAATCCCTTTATTAGCCACGGCGATGCCAACGATTAGTGATGATGGCTTAACTTATAAAATACCTTTAAGAGAGGGAGTCAAGTTTCATGATGACACAGTTTTTAATGCTGAAGCCATGAAGTTTTCTTTAGATAGGTTTATGAAAAATGGTGGTAAGCCTTCTTTTCTATTGAGTGATGCGGTAAAAGAAATTCAGGCAACGGGAGAATATGAATTAACTATTACTCTCAATAAACCTTTTGCGGCATTTCCTGCTTTATTAGCATTTCCTGGAGTTTGTGCAGTTTCTCCTCAAGGTTATACCATAGGTCAAGGACAATTTAAACCGAATGAATTAGTCGCTACAGGCCCTTACAAATTGACTGCTTTTAATAGTGATTCCGTTACTTTAGATGTTTTTGACAATTATTGGGGTGACAAACCAACAAATAAAGGTATTGATTTACAAATTTATGCGGGTAACTCTGCTAATCTTTATAATAGTTTCTTAACTGGTGCCGTCTCCGTCGCTTATCAAACTTTTGCTCCTGAGCAAATTACTACTCTAGTACAAGATGCTACTGCTGGTAGATTTCAAATGACGGAAGGATCTGGTACTGTTGTTAGTTATATGGTTTTAAATCGTAATCAAAAACCATTAGATCAACTTGAAGTACGACAAGCGATAGCAGCTTTAATTGATCGTAAATTAATCGTGGATAGGGTATTATTAGGACAATCTGAGCCTTTATATAGCTTAATTCCTAATGTTTTTGATGTTTTTCAACCAGCTTTTCAAACTAAATATCAAGACAATAATATTGCTTTAGCTAAAGAGTTATTAACTAAAGCGGGTTTTTCTCCTACAAATCCTGCTGTTGTAGAAGTTTGGTATCCTTCCGCCTCTAAAACTCGTAGTGCGGCAGCAAGTACATTGAAAGCCATCGCAGATCAACAATTAGAAGGTATCATTCAATTTATCCCTAATGCGGTAGAAAGTGCCACAGCTTTTAGTAACTTAGGTAAAGGAATTTATTCCTCATTTTTAGGTGATTGGTATCCTGATTTTCTCGATGCAGATAATTATATTCAACCTTTCCTACAATGCGTTAAAGGTAACGAAAAAGATGGGTGTTTGGAGGGTGGTGCACAAACTCAAGGCTCTTTTTTTTATAATACAAAAGTGAATCAATTAATCGATAAACAACGCCAAGAATCAGACATTGAAGTGCGAAAAACTGCCTTTGGTGATATTCAATCTATCATGGCTGAAGAAGTACCTTATATTCCTCTATGGCAAAATAAAGATTATGCTTTTGCCCAAAATGGTATCACGGGGGTTACTATCAATCCTAGTCAAAATTTTCCTTTTTGGACGATAAAGTAA
- a CDS encoding thiamine phosphate synthase has translation MINQQTAIYRILDANLDRAREGLRIIEEWCRFGLNEKEMATTCKEMRQELASWHSSELRTARDTPNDVGTDVTHPQETERENLPDLLQANLCRVQEALRVLEEYAKLYDVEFAAAMKQMRYQVYTLESQLFGQSRLQLLVKSSLYLVTSPVDNFFNVVESALKGGLKLVQYRHKDQDDLIKLKEAYKLKQLCNNYNALFIVNDRIDIALAVNADGVHLGQTDCPVGLARQILGTGKIIGKSTTNPQEMAKAISDGADYIGVGPVYETPTKAGKKATGLEYIRYAQSNATIPWFAIGGIDSNNIRDVIKAGATKVAVVRAIMAAENPTEETKNLLKNF, from the coding sequence ATGATTAATCAACAAACCGCCATATATCGCATACTAGATGCTAACTTAGATCGAGCCAGAGAAGGATTAAGAATCATTGAGGAATGGTGTCGATTTGGTTTGAATGAGAAAGAAATGGCAACTACCTGTAAAGAAATGCGTCAGGAATTAGCTAGTTGGCATTCCTCAGAATTACGCACAGCCAGGGATACACCTAATGATGTTGGTACAGATGTAACCCATCCTCAAGAAACGGAAAGAGAGAATTTACCTGATTTATTACAAGCCAATTTATGTAGAGTGCAAGAAGCCTTGAGGGTGTTAGAAGAATATGCAAAATTATATGATGTCGAATTTGCGGCGGCGATGAAACAAATGCGATATCAAGTTTATACTCTTGAAAGTCAATTATTTGGTCAATCTCGTTTACAATTATTAGTCAAATCTTCACTATACTTAGTCACTTCTCCTGTGGATAATTTTTTCAACGTTGTGGAATCTGCTTTAAAAGGAGGTTTAAAGTTAGTCCAATATCGTCACAAAGATCAAGATGATTTAATAAAACTTAAAGAAGCCTATAAATTAAAACAATTATGTAATAACTATAACGCTTTATTTATCGTTAACGATCGCATTGATATTGCTTTGGCGGTGAATGCAGATGGAGTACACTTAGGACAAACAGACTGCCCAGTAGGGTTAGCACGGCAAATTCTCGGCACAGGAAAAATCATCGGTAAATCCACCACCAACCCTCAAGAAATGGCAAAAGCTATCAGTGATGGTGCTGATTATATCGGAGTTGGACCTGTTTATGAAACTCCTACTAAAGCAGGTAAAAAAGCGACAGGATTAGAATATATTCGTTATGCTCAATCTAATGCTACAATTCCCTGGTTTGCCATCGGTGGTATTGATAGTAATAATATTCGAGATGTC